A genomic window from Clostridia bacterium includes:
- a CDS encoding DUF6096 family protein: FQHGISLKDTYEIYDNYIDDGGTFEDLIEKIIDVFEVSGFFKKEDLEEGKKELEEAKTKGKKNK, translated from the coding sequence ATTTCAACATGGGATTTCTTTAAAAGATACTTACGAGATTTATGATAATTATATTGATGACGGTGGAACTTTTGAGGATCTAATTGAAAAAATTATTGATGTATTTGAGGTAAGCGGTTTTTTCAAGAAGGAAGATTTGGAGGAAGGAAAAAAGGAGTTGGAGGAGGCAAAGACAAAGGGAAAAAAGAACAAATAA
- a CDS encoding phage tail tube protein, producing the protein MAISYNETTISYKEGSMTDFEEIDLLMEVPEIGGDPEKIEVTTLKDKHKKYIPGISDLGDLDFVFLFDNSTETSNYRILKGLQDNKKIATYKVEYPDGTGHQFDAYVNVKIAGGEVNAAATFTASMFLQSDIETVNPTTGV; encoded by the coding sequence ATGGCAATAAGCTATAATGAGACAACAATATCATATAAAGAAGGTTCTATGACCGACTTTGAAGAAATCGATTTGTTAATGGAAGTACCTGAAATAGGTGGAGACCCCGAAAAGATAGAAGTAACTACATTAAAGGATAAGCACAAGAAGTATATCCCTGGGATTTCAGATTTAGGCGATTTAGATTTTGTATTTTTGTTTGACAACAGTACAGAAACTTCTAATTATAGAATATTAAAAGGATTACAGGATAATAAAAAAATAGCAACATATAAAGTTGAATATCCTGATGGAACCGGTCATCAGTTTGATGCTTATGTAAATGTTAAAATTGCAGGTGGCGAAGTAAATGCTGCAGCTACATTTACAGCAAGTATGTTCTTGCAAAGCGACATAGAAACAGTTAATCCAACTACAGGTGTATAA